The Akkermansia muciniphila genome contains a region encoding:
- the gyrA gene encoding DNA gyrase subunit A, with product MENNRIKPVDVASELSTSFLDYSMSVIISRALPDVRDGLKPSQRRILYAMKELNLSPGGKTRKCSKIVGDTMGNYHPHGDAAIYGTLVNMAQDWSMRDILVIGQGNFGTPDGDPPAAARYTEAKLSGMGVALMADLDKDTVDFVPTYDNEHTEPTVFPSAFPNLLVNGGTGIAVGMATNMPPHNLGEVVDGICAVIDNPLMTVDELRHYIKGPDFPTGGDVLGFSGIDSYFRTGRGSVRIRGKIDMEMTDSGKDLLIIREVPYGVNRAALQERIAELYKDKILTDISGIRDLSDEKTCIEIELKRDARPQVVMNQLYKLTSMETSFAVNMLAIHDNRPKTLAMLDAINFYIEHRREVVVRRTRYLLGDAEKDAERLEAFLLALHHMDDFITIIRDSKNREEARERLQNYTFSTQTAESLGILIRSQASVQGDRYIFTERQVNSILDLRLYQLTALENDKISGEYTELLVRIKDYLDILANESRVLGIVKDELMAIRDKYATPRVTRIIPFSGDMAIEDLIPNDTMIVTITHSGYIKRTNSAEYRVQARGGKGVKAATTKGAKKDAEADFIEHLFAAQNHDYLMFFTNTGRVYVDRVYEIDEAARSAQGRNIKNLLDLQPEEAIAAILRLERRVDEKGNDITFAEGSGNVVFATKDGTVKKTSLNDFVNYRKAGIIAINLEEGNTLVNAELTTGENEIVLVTHDGMSIRFPEEALRTQGRNTIGVRGIRPREGDYVVALAIVDPQKTLLVASENGLGKRTSFEEYRTQGRGGTGIKTMNCTDKTGKVVSATVVSEEDELMLMTTAGQSVRIKVATVRETGRATQGVKLMTLNDGEAIQDISIVIPDDEEEDIPEDGEDAEAVEPSGEAQAPAEE from the coding sequence ATGGAAAACAATAGAATCAAACCGGTGGACGTAGCCAGTGAGCTCTCCACTTCTTTCCTGGACTACTCCATGTCCGTCATCATCTCCCGCGCCCTGCCGGACGTGAGAGACGGCCTCAAGCCCTCCCAGCGGCGTATCCTGTACGCCATGAAGGAGCTCAACCTGTCCCCCGGCGGCAAGACCCGCAAATGCTCCAAGATCGTGGGTGACACCATGGGTAACTATCACCCGCACGGGGACGCCGCCATTTACGGCACCCTGGTGAACATGGCGCAGGACTGGTCCATGCGGGACATCCTCGTCATCGGCCAGGGCAACTTCGGCACGCCGGACGGGGACCCGCCCGCCGCCGCCCGATACACGGAAGCCAAGCTTTCCGGCATGGGGGTGGCCCTGATGGCTGACCTGGACAAGGACACCGTGGACTTTGTCCCCACGTATGACAACGAGCACACGGAACCCACCGTGTTCCCCTCCGCCTTCCCCAACCTGCTGGTGAACGGCGGCACGGGCATTGCCGTGGGGATGGCCACCAACATGCCCCCCCACAACCTGGGGGAAGTGGTGGACGGCATCTGCGCCGTGATTGACAACCCCCTCATGACGGTGGATGAACTGCGCCACTACATCAAGGGGCCGGACTTCCCCACCGGGGGCGACGTGCTGGGCTTTTCCGGCATTGACAGCTACTTCCGCACCGGGCGCGGCTCCGTGCGCATCCGCGGCAAGATAGACATGGAAATGACGGACTCCGGCAAGGACCTCCTCATCATCCGTGAAGTGCCGTACGGCGTAAACCGCGCCGCCCTCCAGGAACGCATTGCGGAACTGTACAAGGACAAGATACTGACGGACATTTCCGGCATCCGGGACCTTTCCGACGAGAAAACCTGCATTGAAATCGAGCTCAAGAGGGACGCCCGCCCGCAGGTGGTCATGAACCAGCTCTACAAGCTCACCTCCATGGAAACCTCCTTTGCGGTGAATATGCTGGCGATTCACGACAACCGCCCCAAGACGCTCGCGATGCTGGACGCCATCAACTTCTACATTGAGCACCGCCGCGAGGTGGTCGTGCGCCGCACGCGCTACCTGCTGGGGGATGCGGAAAAGGACGCGGAACGCCTGGAAGCCTTCCTGCTGGCCCTGCACCACATGGATGACTTCATCACCATCATCCGCGACTCCAAAAACAGGGAGGAAGCCCGCGAACGGCTGCAAAACTACACCTTCTCCACACAGACGGCGGAAAGCCTGGGCATCCTGATCCGTTCCCAGGCCTCCGTGCAGGGGGACCGCTACATCTTTACGGAACGCCAGGTCAATTCCATCCTGGACCTGCGCCTGTACCAGCTCACCGCTCTGGAAAACGACAAGATTTCCGGGGAATACACGGAACTGCTGGTCCGGATCAAGGACTATCTGGACATTCTGGCCAATGAATCCCGCGTGCTGGGAATCGTGAAGGATGAACTCATGGCGATCAGGGACAAGTACGCCACGCCGCGCGTCACGCGCATCATTCCCTTCTCCGGGGACATGGCTATCGAGGACCTGATCCCGAACGACACGATGATCGTCACCATCACGCACAGCGGCTACATCAAGCGCACCAACTCCGCGGAATACCGCGTGCAGGCCCGTGGGGGCAAGGGCGTGAAGGCCGCTACCACGAAGGGAGCCAAAAAAGACGCGGAGGCGGATTTCATCGAGCACCTCTTCGCCGCCCAGAACCACGACTACCTGATGTTCTTCACCAACACCGGGCGCGTGTACGTGGACCGCGTGTATGAAATTGACGAGGCCGCCCGCAGCGCGCAGGGCCGCAACATCAAGAACCTGCTGGACCTCCAGCCGGAGGAAGCCATCGCCGCCATCCTGCGCCTGGAACGCCGGGTGGATGAAAAGGGCAATGACATCACCTTTGCGGAAGGCAGCGGCAACGTGGTCTTCGCCACGAAGGACGGCACGGTGAAAAAAACCAGCCTGAACGACTTTGTCAACTACCGCAAGGCCGGCATCATCGCCATCAACCTGGAGGAAGGCAACACCCTGGTGAACGCGGAACTCACCACCGGGGAAAATGAAATCGTGCTCGTCACCCATGACGGCATGAGCATCCGCTTCCCGGAGGAAGCCCTCCGCACCCAGGGCCGCAACACCATCGGCGTGCGCGGCATCCGCCCGCGCGAGGGGGACTACGTGGTGGCCCTCGCCATTGTGGACCCGCAGAAAACCCTGCTGGTGGCCTCTGAAAACGGCCTCGGCAAGCGCACCTCCTTTGAGGAATACCGCACGCAGGGCCGCGGCGGCACCGGCATCAAGACCATGAACTGCACGGACAAGACGGGCAAGGTGGTCTCCGCCACGGTTGTTTCCGAGGAGGATGAACTGATGCTCATGACCACGGCCGGGCAATCCGTCCGCATCAAGGTGGCTACCGTCCGTGAGACGGGCCGCGCCACCCAGGGCGTGAAGCTCATGACGCTGAACGACGGCGAAGCCATCCAGGACATCTCCATCGTCATTCCGGATGATGAAGAAGAGGATATCCCGGAGGACGGGGAAGACGCGGAGGCCGTGGAACCTTCCGGCGAGGCGCAAGCCCCTGCGGAAGAATAA
- a CDS encoding arginase family protein — MEHQANTIRLIYPQWQGGVVSHWMPDLPAEDASRGYYLGAQLLRMLAPESTQKTVEVPVSLDIGERKVEKGISDRSAILAQTRAALGKLRENNPDKIVTLGGECSVSVVPFTYLAGKYPDDVAVVWIDAHPDINLPNDEYKGYHAMALTACMGMGDEEIMKLLPGKVDASNVLIAGLRAWEKDGGTKERQKSLNIKSLSPAELADNSDAVMNWLKERGVSKVLIHFDLDVLDPAEIIAGVGVEPGGMKISEVVRVINDIAARYDVAGLTVAEPMPRLAIKIKNMLSQLPLLKQDAPPSPAGQGTGE, encoded by the coding sequence ATGGAACATCAAGCAAATACGATTCGCCTCATTTATCCCCAATGGCAAGGGGGCGTGGTAAGCCACTGGATGCCGGACCTCCCCGCGGAAGACGCTTCCAGGGGGTATTACCTGGGAGCGCAGCTTCTCCGGATGCTGGCGCCAGAAAGCACCCAGAAGACCGTTGAAGTTCCCGTTTCCCTGGACATTGGAGAAAGGAAGGTGGAGAAAGGCATCAGCGACCGGAGCGCCATTCTGGCCCAGACCAGAGCGGCACTCGGGAAGCTGCGTGAAAACAATCCGGACAAGATAGTGACGCTGGGCGGGGAATGCTCCGTCAGCGTGGTTCCCTTCACTTACCTAGCCGGGAAATATCCCGATGATGTGGCCGTGGTCTGGATTGACGCCCATCCTGACATCAATCTTCCGAACGATGAATACAAGGGTTACCACGCCATGGCGCTGACAGCCTGCATGGGGATGGGGGATGAAGAGATCATGAAGCTTCTGCCGGGGAAGGTGGATGCCTCCAACGTCCTGATTGCAGGATTGCGCGCCTGGGAAAAGGACGGAGGGACGAAGGAGCGGCAAAAGAGCCTGAACATCAAAAGCCTGTCTCCTGCGGAATTGGCCGATAACAGCGACGCTGTGATGAACTGGCTGAAAGAGAGGGGCGTTTCCAAGGTTCTCATCCACTTTGACCTGGACGTTCTGGACCCGGCGGAAATCATCGCGGGGGTGGGCGTAGAACCGGGAGGAATGAAGATCAGCGAGGTGGTCCGGGTGATTAACGACATCGCCGCCCGCTACGACGTGGCGGGCCTTACGGTAGCGGAACCGATGCCGCGCCTGGCGATCAAGATTAAAAACATGCTCAGCCAGCTCCCCCTGCTGAAGCAGGATGCACCGCCGTCCCCTGCCGGACAGGGAACGGGGGAATGA
- a CDS encoding SUMF1/EgtB/PvdO family nonheme iron enzyme, translating to MLDLCSILRLLSCGCAVLGAGILHASGLRPWLQELSGIPLPASAEGKNQWMQGLWARTAEQVSSLSDPAAADDCGDAMALLAPVFQAWPDGQKAGAALAEILSVPVERVGAVSSWDDLAKHEKAILEKLSFLRLKKLAAYYDAAAIRRAVKRNREKYGERYPGADGFLARLDEWEKKLGPLDRWVQQAGPEQAAQLRELVELRKKALIESLPEQDSLREWVSVRRFNPSGKSSFNHDRPANWQGISSMPGPGRMYRSGIVKFDGAASSPAARLLEDDRWMGHLEVDFSGERLMFTGNHFGKKENRPWDVFELDLKTGQKESLTAHMPADTDSYNSCYLPDGRIIFINTSGMQGVPCVTGVDYVGNIHLYDREKKTTRRLTFDQDNNWFPTMLPDGRVLFLRWEYTESAHYFSRVLMHMNPDGSDQKEYYGSNSYWPNSLFNARPLPGRPGMFAGIVSGHHGVKRLGELVIFDVNRGRTATEGAVQKIPGYGKPVENVTRDQLVEGLKTPYFAEPYPLNEETFLAVSSPSGNQGVTNVVWCDVYDNIIPLTASSYFIYADPTPLKPRKKPPVLHDRVKPESRTATVYISDVYRGRAMAGVPKGEAKFLRVFMSEYSPRNTGSHYAMGMESNWDLKVLYGTVPVNPDGSAIFTAPASQPLTLQVLDGEGRALALMRSWFTAMPGETLSCIGCHERQNSAPPAKAAMASRQKPAAIVPWYGPARTFSFMNEVQPVLDRHCIRCHTAGDKAREGIPDFMTLEAVKGAPAPGSVAYWNLHPYVRRNGPEGNYLGLSPTEFFADTSELYQLLKKGHHGVEMPQEDWNRLVTWMDMNAPYLGEWPGERNEGLLKRRYDLHRQFSGAERNYVTMKDSLFQRHVSGILPGGGRPVPRASEKRVPVPEARNETLAVDLGNGVSMKFRRIPAGKFRMGSERETPAESPASTVEIEKPFWMGEAEVTLEQYRRFDPDYLNGWYDMHYKDQVRPGYDMDADPRFPVIRVPWTRAMEFCRWLSAKTGKKVTLPTEAQWEYAARGGAEADFFFGERDADFSAYANLGDVTLKELAVSGVDPKPIKNPNRFWDFVPRDEKYNDGKLHLAPVKSYRPNAYGLYDMIGNAAEWTRSEYRPYPWNGKDGRNESLGSRVPRAVRGGSWYDRPRRATSSWRWGYPGWRPVHNVGFRVMIED from the coding sequence ATGCTTGACTTATGCTCCATCCTGCGCCTTCTCTCATGCGGCTGTGCCGTGCTGGGAGCCGGAATACTCCATGCCTCCGGGCTCCGGCCCTGGCTGCAGGAATTATCCGGAATTCCGCTTCCGGCCTCCGCGGAAGGAAAGAATCAATGGATGCAGGGCCTGTGGGCGCGGACGGCGGAGCAGGTGTCTTCCCTTTCCGATCCGGCTGCCGCGGATGACTGCGGAGACGCCATGGCGCTGCTGGCCCCCGTATTCCAGGCATGGCCGGACGGGCAGAAGGCCGGGGCCGCACTGGCGGAAATCCTTTCCGTTCCGGTGGAGCGGGTGGGGGCCGTCTCCTCCTGGGATGACTTGGCGAAGCATGAGAAAGCCATTCTGGAAAAACTCAGTTTCCTCAGGCTGAAGAAGCTGGCGGCTTATTATGACGCGGCCGCCATCCGCCGCGCGGTGAAACGCAACCGGGAAAAATACGGGGAACGGTACCCCGGCGCGGACGGCTTCCTGGCCCGGCTGGATGAATGGGAAAAGAAGCTGGGGCCGCTGGACCGGTGGGTGCAGCAGGCCGGCCCGGAGCAGGCTGCCCAGTTGCGCGAGCTGGTGGAATTGCGGAAAAAGGCTCTTATTGAATCCCTGCCGGAACAGGACTCCCTGAGGGAATGGGTGAGCGTGCGGCGTTTCAACCCTTCCGGGAAAAGCTCCTTCAACCATGACCGCCCGGCCAACTGGCAGGGCATTTCCAGCATGCCGGGGCCGGGCCGCATGTACCGCAGCGGCATCGTGAAATTTGACGGAGCTGCCTCTTCCCCCGCGGCGCGGCTGCTGGAGGACGACCGCTGGATGGGGCATCTGGAAGTGGATTTTTCCGGGGAAAGGCTCATGTTCACCGGCAACCACTTCGGCAAGAAGGAAAACAGGCCCTGGGACGTCTTTGAACTGGACTTGAAAACCGGGCAAAAGGAATCCCTTACCGCCCACATGCCCGCGGATACGGACAGCTACAATTCCTGCTACCTGCCGGACGGCCGCATCATCTTCATCAACACCTCCGGCATGCAGGGCGTGCCCTGCGTCACCGGGGTGGACTACGTGGGGAACATCCACCTTTACGACCGCGAGAAGAAGACGACCCGGCGGCTCACCTTTGACCAGGACAACAACTGGTTCCCCACCATGCTCCCGGACGGCCGCGTGCTGTTCCTGCGCTGGGAGTACACGGAAAGCGCCCACTACTTCAGCCGCGTGCTGATGCATATGAACCCCGACGGCAGCGACCAGAAGGAATATTACGGCTCCAACTCCTACTGGCCCAATAGCCTGTTCAACGCCCGCCCCCTTCCCGGCAGGCCGGGCATGTTTGCGGGCATTGTCAGCGGGCACCATGGAGTCAAGCGGCTGGGGGAACTGGTCATCTTTGACGTGAACCGGGGGCGCACCGCCACGGAGGGCGCGGTGCAGAAAATTCCCGGATATGGAAAGCCCGTGGAAAACGTGACCAGGGACCAGTTGGTGGAGGGATTGAAGACTCCCTATTTTGCGGAACCGTACCCGCTGAATGAGGAAACCTTCCTGGCCGTCTCCTCCCCTTCCGGCAACCAGGGCGTGACCAATGTGGTCTGGTGTGACGTGTATGACAACATCATTCCCCTCACGGCTTCCTCCTATTTCATTTATGCGGATCCCACGCCGCTGAAGCCGCGCAAAAAGCCGCCCGTGCTGCATGACCGCGTGAAGCCGGAGAGCAGGACGGCCACGGTTTATATCTCCGACGTGTACCGGGGGCGCGCCATGGCCGGAGTGCCTAAGGGGGAGGCAAAATTCCTGCGCGTGTTCATGTCCGAATACAGCCCGCGCAACACCGGAAGCCATTATGCCATGGGCATGGAAAGCAACTGGGACCTGAAGGTGCTGTACGGCACCGTTCCCGTGAATCCGGACGGTTCCGCCATCTTCACGGCTCCCGCCAGCCAGCCGCTGACCCTCCAGGTGCTGGACGGGGAAGGGCGCGCCCTGGCGCTGATGCGGAGCTGGTTCACGGCCATGCCGGGGGAAACGCTCAGCTGCATAGGCTGCCATGAACGGCAGAACTCCGCGCCGCCCGCCAAGGCGGCCATGGCTTCCCGCCAAAAGCCTGCCGCCATTGTTCCGTGGTACGGTCCGGCGCGCACCTTCTCCTTCATGAATGAGGTGCAGCCCGTGCTGGACCGCCACTGCATCCGCTGCCACACCGCGGGGGACAAGGCCCGTGAAGGAATACCGGATTTCATGACATTGGAGGCCGTCAAGGGTGCGCCCGCTCCCGGTTCCGTCGCGTACTGGAACCTGCACCCCTACGTACGCCGCAACGGACCGGAAGGGAACTACCTGGGGCTGTCTCCCACGGAGTTCTTCGCGGATACGTCGGAACTATACCAGCTCCTCAAAAAAGGCCATCACGGCGTGGAGATGCCGCAGGAAGACTGGAACCGCCTGGTCACGTGGATGGACATGAACGCCCCCTATCTGGGAGAATGGCCGGGAGAGCGCAATGAAGGATTGCTGAAACGCCGCTATGACCTGCACAGGCAATTTTCCGGAGCGGAACGGAATTATGTGACCATGAAGGACTCCCTGTTCCAGAGGCACGTCAGCGGCATTCTCCCTGGCGGAGGCAGGCCCGTCCCCCGCGCCAGTGAAAAAAGAGTGCCCGTTCCGGAGGCGCGTAATGAAACGCTGGCCGTGGATTTGGGGAATGGCGTAAGCATGAAATTCCGCCGCATTCCCGCGGGAAAATTCAGGATGGGGAGCGAACGGGAAACTCCGGCGGAAAGCCCCGCCTCCACGGTGGAGATTGAAAAACCGTTCTGGATGGGAGAGGCGGAAGTGACGCTGGAGCAGTACCGCCGCTTTGACCCGGACTACCTCAACGGATGGTACGACATGCACTACAAGGACCAGGTGAGGCCCGGCTACGACATGGACGCCGACCCGCGATTCCCGGTCATCCGGGTACCGTGGACCAGGGCCATGGAATTCTGCCGCTGGCTTTCCGCGAAAACCGGGAAAAAGGTGACGCTGCCCACGGAAGCGCAGTGGGAATACGCGGCCAGGGGCGGAGCGGAGGCGGACTTCTTCTTCGGAGAACGGGATGCGGACTTCTCCGCGTACGCCAACCTGGGGGACGTGACGCTGAAGGAGCTGGCCGTCTCCGGCGTGGACCCCAAGCCGATTAAGAATCCCAACCGTTTCTGGGACTTCGTGCCGCGTGATGAAAAATACAATGACGGGAAGCTTCACCTGGCGCCCGTCAAGAGCTACAGGCCGAATGCCTACGGATTGTACGACATGATCGGCAATGCTGCGGAATGGACCCGTTCCGAGTACAGGCCCTACCCGTGGAATGGGAAGGACGGGCGCAATGAAAGCCTGGGCTCACGCGTTCCCCGTGCCGTGCGCGGCGGTTCCTGGTATGACCGCCCCCGGCGGGCTACGTCCTCATGGCGGTGGGGGTACCCCGGCTGGCGCCCCGTGCACAACGTGGGGTTCCGCGTGATGATAGAAGACTGA
- a CDS encoding peptidase U32 family protein codes for MPVSSRIEIMAPAGSFESLAAALQGGADSVYFGVGKLNMRSRATANFSEEDLPEIVARCHEAGAKAYLTLNIIVYDDELEEVHSLCRAARKAGVDAVIASDLAVITYARSIGLEVHMSVQANVCNMASVRFYAQYADVVVLARELTLAQIRHIIESIRKEDVRGPSGELLRVEIFAHGALCVAVSGKCHMSLAAYNSSANRGACFQNCRRAYRVTDEETGNELVIDNKYVMSPRDLCTVPVLDQILDAGVSVLKLEGRGRSSDYVRTVTSVYREAAQACLDGTFSADGAAAWMERLESVFNRGFWQGGYYLGVKWGEWSGSSNSRASLLKIHIGKVDNFYKKNGVAALYLEAGGLSAGQTILMAGPTTGAVRVEVESMQRETAAGMEPVETAQKGETVYLAVPEQVRRRDKVYLLRPRTLEDA; via the coding sequence ATGCCCGTTTCATCCCGGATAGAAATCATGGCCCCGGCGGGGTCGTTTGAATCCCTGGCCGCCGCATTGCAGGGCGGGGCGGACTCCGTGTACTTCGGCGTAGGAAAGCTCAATATGCGCTCCCGCGCCACGGCAAACTTTTCAGAGGAAGACCTGCCGGAAATCGTCGCGCGCTGTCATGAGGCGGGGGCTAAGGCCTACCTGACGCTCAACATCATCGTGTACGATGATGAGCTGGAGGAGGTGCATTCCCTGTGCCGCGCCGCCCGGAAGGCCGGAGTGGACGCCGTCATTGCCTCCGATCTGGCGGTGATCACTTATGCCCGCTCCATCGGGCTGGAAGTCCACATGTCCGTGCAGGCCAACGTCTGCAACATGGCCTCCGTCAGATTCTACGCTCAATACGCGGATGTGGTGGTGCTGGCCCGGGAACTCACCCTGGCGCAAATCAGGCACATCATTGAATCCATCCGGAAGGAGGACGTGAGAGGCCCCTCCGGAGAACTGCTCCGGGTGGAAATCTTTGCCCACGGGGCGTTGTGCGTGGCCGTGTCCGGCAAATGCCACATGAGCCTGGCGGCCTACAACTCCTCCGCCAACCGGGGCGCCTGCTTCCAGAACTGCCGCCGCGCCTACCGCGTGACGGATGAAGAAACGGGCAATGAACTGGTGATAGACAACAAATACGTGATGTCCCCCCGGGACCTGTGCACCGTTCCAGTGCTGGACCAGATACTGGATGCCGGAGTCTCCGTGCTGAAGCTGGAAGGGCGCGGGCGTTCCTCAGACTATGTCCGGACGGTCACCTCCGTGTACCGGGAAGCCGCGCAGGCGTGCCTGGACGGCACCTTCTCCGCGGACGGAGCGGCTGCGTGGATGGAACGGCTGGAATCCGTATTCAACCGGGGCTTCTGGCAGGGAGGGTATTACCTGGGCGTAAAATGGGGGGAATGGAGCGGATCCTCCAACAGCCGCGCCTCCCTGCTGAAAATCCACATCGGCAAGGTGGACAACTTTTATAAAAAGAACGGCGTGGCGGCCCTTTACCTGGAAGCCGGCGGCTTGTCCGCGGGGCAGACCATCCTCATGGCGGGCCCCACCACGGGAGCCGTCCGCGTGGAAGTGGAATCCATGCAGCGGGAGACGGCGGCCGGAATGGAACCCGTGGAAACCGCGCAAAAAGGGGAAACCGTCTATCTGGCGGTTCCGGAACAGGTGCGCCGCCGGGACAAGGTGTACCTGCTGCGCCCCCGCACGCTGGAAGACGCCTGA
- a CDS encoding helix-turn-helix domain-containing protein, whose amino-acid sequence MYEKKLPFDIDCGIRIAMEVIGGKWKSCIIFELAEGPRRPSELHRLFPEANSRVIDQQLKELETCGIIEKKIYAELPPHSEYSITPAGKTLIPVVRQLEQWGNEFRPAMKIILGMEDDR is encoded by the coding sequence ATGTATGAGAAAAAATTGCCCTTTGATATTGATTGCGGAATCAGAATAGCCATGGAGGTAATCGGCGGCAAATGGAAGAGCTGCATCATCTTTGAACTGGCGGAAGGCCCCAGGCGCCCCAGCGAGCTTCACCGCCTGTTTCCGGAGGCCAACTCACGCGTCATTGACCAGCAGTTGAAAGAACTGGAAACGTGCGGAATCATTGAAAAAAAGATATACGCGGAGCTCCCTCCGCATTCCGAATATTCCATCACCCCGGCAGGGAAGACGTTAATCCCCGTCGTCAGGCAGCTGGAACAATGGGGAAATGAATTCAGGCCGGCCATGAAAATAATTCTTGGCATGGAGGATGACCGGTAG
- a CDS encoding lactate utilization protein, with amino-acid sequence MEENLSLQKCAERLERRGFRSFVVPGLKEAADLMRGLVREFQPASASYGDSMTLKSTGILDDLRANPDIQFYDGFLPGMDREEKWEIRRRGMTADLFLTGINAVSMKGTLHWVDMVGNRVAPVAFGPRHVILLAGANKLVAGPEEAAERIRRIAPLNAKRHEGFKTPCMYTGTCADCNSPDRLCNIHMSIVKCFPKGRITVILMEESGGL; translated from the coding sequence ATGGAAGAAAACCTTTCCCTGCAAAAGTGCGCCGAACGCCTGGAACGGCGCGGATTCAGAAGCTTTGTAGTCCCGGGCTTGAAGGAAGCCGCGGACCTGATGCGCGGCCTGGTGCGGGAGTTCCAACCCGCGTCCGCCTCCTACGGGGACTCCATGACCTTGAAGTCCACGGGAATTCTTGACGACCTGCGGGCCAACCCGGACATTCAATTTTACGACGGCTTTCTCCCGGGCATGGACCGGGAGGAAAAATGGGAAATCCGGCGCCGCGGCATGACGGCGGACCTCTTCCTGACCGGAATCAATGCCGTCAGCATGAAGGGAACCCTGCACTGGGTGGACATGGTGGGCAACCGCGTGGCCCCGGTGGCGTTCGGCCCCCGGCACGTCATTCTGCTGGCCGGAGCCAACAAGCTGGTGGCTGGCCCGGAGGAGGCCGCGGAACGCATCCGCCGCATTGCCCCGCTGAACGCCAAACGCCATGAGGGCTTCAAGACGCCCTGCATGTACACGGGAACCTGTGCGGACTGCAACTCCCCGGACCGCCTGTGCAATATCCACATGTCCATCGTCAAATGCTTCCCCAAGGGAAGGATTACCGTCATCCTGATGGAGGAATCCGGAGGACTCTGA
- a CDS encoding LamG-like jellyroll fold domain-containing protein: MKKTLLISSCIAMLGLLCTAQGAGTLLWDMSFTGTSSSPSAGNIVVTGADGNAYTTLSPNFGGGSVTDDIYNSVSGNRMTFTDSASPIKMKDNFSFVVKASLNAGSTSNWPVLFGLGEAGSWNLKVNYTKGDNAGWSFSPEGYSLSNQISTAGTVVQGIEQTFIVTVDTGANNTGLLTLYLNGEIIATATLASTNRTNELLDTFSLGGRPISTQNTQSADFSNVQLYQGVLSAEQIASLSGNVPESATASLSLTGLALLALRRRRPQH, from the coding sequence ATGAAAAAGACCCTACTGATTTCCTCCTGCATTGCCATGCTTGGGCTCCTGTGCACGGCGCAGGGAGCAGGAACGCTCCTCTGGGACATGTCGTTCACCGGAACTTCCAGTTCCCCTAGTGCCGGCAATATCGTGGTTACGGGAGCCGACGGAAACGCCTACACCACTCTTTCCCCTAACTTCGGGGGAGGTTCCGTCACGGATGACATTTACAATTCCGTCAGTGGTAATCGCATGACCTTCACGGACAGCGCTTCTCCTATTAAAATGAAAGACAATTTCAGTTTTGTGGTGAAGGCCAGCCTGAACGCAGGGAGCACTTCCAATTGGCCCGTACTGTTCGGCTTGGGAGAAGCCGGCAGCTGGAACCTGAAAGTCAATTACACGAAAGGTGATAATGCCGGATGGTCCTTTTCTCCGGAAGGCTACAGCCTGAGCAACCAAATCTCCACTGCGGGCACCGTGGTTCAGGGAATAGAACAAACATTCATCGTCACCGTAGACACCGGCGCCAATAACACGGGACTCCTCACCCTGTACTTGAATGGAGAGATCATCGCCACCGCAACGCTGGCCTCCACTAACCGGACCAATGAATTGCTGGATACCTTCTCCCTGGGAGGAAGGCCAATCAGCACTCAGAATACCCAGTCGGCGGACTTCTCCAATGTACAGTTATACCAGGGGGTGCTGAGCGCGGAACAGATTGCGTCCCTCTCCGGCAACGTGCCGGAATCCGCTACTGCCTCCCTCAGCCTGACGGGGCTGGCCCTTCTGGCCCTGCGCCGCAGAAGGCCGCAACATTAA